A window from Thalassophryne amazonica chromosome 15, fThaAma1.1, whole genome shotgun sequence encodes these proteins:
- the LOC117526618 gene encoding LOW QUALITY PROTEIN: rhomboid domain-containing protein 2-like (The sequence of the model RefSeq protein was modified relative to this genomic sequence to represent the inferred CDS: inserted 2 bases in 2 codons), translated as MNQMQVQDQRNKSSKIKDQMLGLDPALTSSHSRSAKAFLCGLSLPIVALPWLFLVITTVIVPHSVLXCNIIGVLIGWMFGRGWFXLLDTSEAEACLLEKTMPFRVLRRIGGVLFVPASVEERRKTLLPLINPTPGSYPVQAYAPVSSMNRSDATGETYEGWPNPTAGAPLPPHSHDSVPCCEPSHSPGPQQSVGQCCNHDSR; from the exons ATGAATCAAATGCAGGTCCAGGATCAAAGGAACAAAAGCTCAAAGATCAAGGATCAAATGCTGGGTTTGGATCCGGCTCTGACATCGTCCCACTCGAGATCAGCCAAAGCCTTCTTGTGTGGACTCAGTCTGCCCATCGTGGCCCTCCCGTGGCTCTTTCTCGTCATCACCACAGTCATCGTCCCTCACAGTGTGC CCTGTAACATCATTGGTGTCCTGATTGGCTGGATGTTTGGGAGAGGATGGT TCCTCCTGGACACGTCCGAGGCTGAGGCATGTCTTCTGGAGAAGACAATGCCTTTCAGGGTGTTGAGGAGAATCGGTGGCGTTCTGTTTGTACCTGCTTCCGTAGAAGAGCGGAGGAAAACTCTCCTTCCACTCATCAACCCGACCCCTGGATCCTACCCGGTCCAAGCGTACGCCCCAGTGTCCAGCATGAACAGAAGCGATGCCACAGGCGAGACTTACGAAGGCTGGCCAAATCCGACTGCCGGCGCACCTCTCCCTCCTCACAGCCACGACTCAGTGCCCTGCTGTGAGCCAAGCCACAGTCCTGGTCCACAGCAGAGTGTGGGGCAATGCTGCAACCACGACAGCCGGTAG